A region of the Silene latifolia isolate original U9 population chromosome 9, ASM4854445v1, whole genome shotgun sequence genome:
ACAAAACAAAAAATAAGCTATCCAATGTCCAACCTATATATTAGCATGACGTAAAAGCAACGAAAATATATGAATAGACCACATTTTATGTGAAAGGTAAAACCTGCGTAATTATACACCAACATGAGATGAACTGAAtccaaaattcaaaaataatttgGATGAAAATTAAAAGCATTTTTATAAGAAAGCAGCCAGGGTTAATTTGAATCCGAATATAATCGCAACAAAAATGTCAATCATTATCAATTACGGGCAAACGAAACATAATTTAGGGAGGAAAATAACACCTTGGTGCCGAAAGGACCTTCAGGAAAATTAATCGCCAAAAtatctttcccctacattacaaAACAAATCAATGGGCGAATTTCATTTTAtccctaattaaattaaatatatataaaaaaaaacctCAAGTTCAGCTTCGAGTTCTTCACGCTCATGACCAGTAGCAATGGGCATCACATCTTCAATGCTCCTCTTCGGGTTCGAAACCTCTATGAATTTTTCAATTAAttcaaattaatcaaatcaacAATTAGATCTAATCTattataaaacaaaaaaaaatgcagTAATGAATAGAAAAATTACCGGCAGCGACGGAGAAAGGGCGAGAGAGGAAGGAAGAAGGGCGAAGCGGCGTGGTAAGGCGATGAGagataaaagaagaagaagaagaagattggGAAATGGCGGAAGTAGAAGAAGTTAGGGTTTTGAGGTGAGAAATCGCACTTCTTCGCCACATGATTGATTGATTCaattgaagaagaagaaatgtgtATGAATGAGAAAGTGTGGATGTTGGGAAGGGAATCAGAGGAATATGAGATGAGGAACTGGAGGAAAATGAAAACGAGGGAGAAACTTTCGGGGACTCGCTAATTTGGGTCAACCACTACTACAGTACTACTCCAAACTACTAATAATGTACCTTTTCCGTTCGCTCCCGTTCAAACCAGATTCATTTAGTTTACTTTAATTTTGAGTTAACCCTAAGGGAAGGACTTCAATTATTAATTTTTTTCTAGTTAAGGACCTCAACTTTGAAAGTTTCCAGTTAAGGGATTAAATGCCACAAACTTAACTTTCCGTTAACCTCCAAATACTATCCGACAAAAAAAAAAGCCTTTTGTAATTTACAGTAATAAATACATTCTAAATATTTCTTTTCCTGTTTTACTCGTGAATACTTTGCTCAATTCTCGTTTCATTATTCTCCACCTTGACTAATGGTCATCCTGCTCTTTGAAAATGTCGTTGACATCACATGTTGTCATGCTGTCTATCTTTTTTGAGTTCTATTATTCATTTACTCTCGGAACACAAATTGTCCTTTAAATTTCTTGCTCAATTTTAGTTATCGATCAAGGCTATTATATACGAGTATCCTTTATAACTCTAAATATTAGTGCAACATCGTTTTGCGGCCATGTCactaagagcatctccaatggttaaaCAAAAGGAACTTGATTGCAAATaaaaaagttctcaaactacttgCTTAACCATTGGAACACTTTACATGTACTAGCTTAAATTGAGCTAGTAGCTCAATGGAGCTAGTAACTCAAATGGGCCTACAAGAAAAAAATCTACCAATTAAAACAACActaaatatttttaatttttattttctagGTGAAAtaagtaaatatattaattaaaagaGTGTTGTGAAAGGTAGTTGACATATGGTGTATTTAAGCCACAACACTAAGCTAGTAGCTTACCATTGTACTAGCTTAGTG
Encoded here:
- the LOC141599730 gene encoding cytochrome c oxidase subunit 5b-1, mitochondrial-like; this translates as MWRRSAISHLKTLTSSTSAISQSSSSSSFISHRLTTPLRPSSFLSRPFSVAAEVSNPKRSIEDVMPIATGHEREELEAELEGKDILAINFPEGPFGTKENPAIVKSHYNRRIVGCPGGEGEDEHDVVWFWLENGKPYECPVCTQYFELEVVGPGGDPEGHDHDDDEHHH